The following is a genomic window from Marinococcus sp. PL1-022.
AGTGGCAGATCCTCTAATCAGTTTCTTCAGAAGAAGAGGCCGGGGCATCATGTTCGATATACTGTTGAAATGTAAAGTGATCCCGGAATTTACGCCCCTCCCATTTCCATTCGGCTTTGGCAGAAGAAGGGAAGGAATTATCCTTAAGAGTAACATAGGTGCTGATGTCTTCGGTGGCATCAATGTAAAATCCATCAAACGCACTTCCTTTAAAATCGTTGTTAATGACGCTTAAATGCCGGATGGAGGACTGGATGCGCAGCTGTGCGGAGTCCCGGCTGCCATGGGCATTTTGCCAGGTGTTCTTTGAAAAGGACACACGGCTGATAGGTCGTTCAGCAGGCCCCTGCACCAGTGCTGTACCAACCGACGTCTGGTTCCGCCATATGTTATTTTTGAACGAAAGATCCTCCGTTTCCGCAAAGGAAGTATTACGGATGAATGTGCCAATCGCCCCCCCACTGATAGTGTTATGGGAAAAAGCGATCGAATGGGCGCCGTCGACAGCGATGCCCGGGTCGGAGCTTGTACTCGAAGAATTAATGATATTGTTTTTTACGTTGCCGCCGGACGGGACGCGGCCGTTTACTTCTCCCGGAACTGCCTGAAGATCGAGAGACGTCCCGGAAGTCTTCTCAAAGCGGTTATGGGAGACCGTAAACGATGTTATATTGCCGATTAGTGAAAAGGCTGGGGAATACTTCCATCTTTCGACAGTGTTCCCGCTTATGACCGTGTCCTCATGAATGCTGTCTGCCTCTGAACTGGCTATATGGACTGCTGATCCGGGCTCTTCTTCCTTTTTTTGAGACGATAAAAAGCGGTTGTCAAGTATTTGAAGGGCCCGGGTTTCTCCGGAGGAAACGATCACAGAGGCTGTGTTTTCCTGATGGAAGGTGAATTTTTTAATCGTTATGTATTCGGTATCCTCTAAAGCGAAAAACGGCTTTTCGCCAGCAGTTTTTAAATGGACGTTTTCCTTTTCAAATGGACGTATAGTGATGGGAAGCTGCTCTTCGCCCTGCTGGTTTACTTTTACATTTTCCCGATAGGTGCCTTCCCGTAAATATATAGTATCTCCGGCTTCTGCGGTATCAAAGGCCTGCTGCACCGATTGATACGGAGCATCGATGGTGCCATTTTGCTCATCACTTCCTGACGGGGAGACAAATATTCCCCCGTCACTCTCGCCGGAATCAGCAGAAAAAGGGAGCATGCCGCAGCCGCTTATAAATAATAAGAAAAAAAGCATCATAATAACAGAATAAAAACGTGGCATCTGAATTCCCTCCCTGTGAACTGTTGAGACGTTAAGCGTAGGTGAATAAGCAGAAACTATCGTAGCACAATTGTAATAATTGCAACAGTTATAAATTGGAAGAAGACGCAAGGGGCAGCTTGCGCCTTCAGTTTGTTTTACAGCGTTATCGCGGCTGAAGCAGAAGTTGAAGAATTCAGCGCCTGCAGGGCCACAGCCCGCTGCGTATCGACTACTGATGAAGAGAGGCTGGCGCCTTGTGCTGAAGCGTTATGAGCCACAGCAATCTGAATGGAGATATGAACTGCAAAATGCTGAAATCTCCGGAACTCACTCTGCTCAGCCAACAGGAAGTGAATGCTCCGGGCGTCATCAATAACAGAAGAAAAAGAAGCTGTAAATCCGAGCACTCCCAGCAGCGAATAATAGAACGGGCGTACGTGCCACTGCTCGGACTCCCAGTGACGTAGAATTTCGTCAAAACGTTCAAAATATGCATTCTCGTTCATGCTCTCAAGATTCAGAGCAGCTAAAAAGGAAAGGTACTGGATCTGGGTACCTTTTTTAAAGTCCCGCTGCAACAGCTGATGATGAGCGTTGTTCATATGCTCAATCATCTGCTCCTTGTTTCCGGGAAACTGATAAATATAAAGCGCGTGGAGAGGATAATAGTCTGTACTCGTTAAGTCCGGAAAGGATCCCTGAAGGAACTCATACCAGGCAGTAAATGCCGGCACAGCTGAAAAGTCGTCCCGGAAGAATGTGTAATAAGACAAAGCGGCAGCGTACGTAGAAGTGCCGCGCCCCCACGGGCCTTTAACCAGCTGGCTGTACACCTGCTTAAAACCACTCCAGCTGTCTTCGGGGTTCTCAGCCAGACAGTCAAGCATTCCGGCGATTGGAAAGCGCTGGTGGGACCGAAGCGGAGAAAACCAGCTGTTTTTCTTTTTAATCGTCTGTTGGAGATAATCGAACTGTTCAATATCAAATGACTTCTGGTGCAGAGAGTACATTGATGCCATCAGCATGAACATACGGGCGTCCGAATGATGCCACGGATATTTTTTCTTTAATGCCTCATAGGTGTGCAAATACTGTTTTGTGATATCTGTAAGCTGATCCTGAGTTTCCAATCTGGGCCCTCCTTTTCTCTGGCTATATTGCAAGTATAGCATGAGAAGCGGGGAATATTATTCCTGTGTTAAATCATGGAGGGAGGAAACAGAACTGCCTACCTGGGAAATAGCCTGCTCGACCTCGTGCAGCTCCCGGATGAGTGAATGTACTTCCGTTTCGGCGTCATTGCTCTGCTCTCGGCTTTTTGCCATTTCCTGCACGATACCGTCAAACATGCTGTTGATTTCATGAACCCGTTTTGTGCCGTCACTGATCTGATTGTCCGCGTTTTCAATGTGGTTGCTCACAAGCTGGATTTGGTCATTAGTTTTCCGGACAAGCTCAGATACCGTATGCACTGATTTTTTTGTTTCACCGGAAAGCTTGCGGACTTCTGTGGCTACAACCGCGAACCCCCGGCCGTGTTCACCGGCACGTGCAGATTCAATTGAAGCGTTCAGGGCCAAAAGATTCGTCTGTTCAGCAATCCCTGCGACGATGTTTGTGATATCATCAATTTTAGCTGCAATTGCTTTAAGTTCGCCTGTCTCGGTGCGCATAAAATCCATGAGCTCCTGAAGACTTTTCATATGCTTTCCGTGCTGTTCAAGCTCGTGCTTTCCCTCTTCGGAGCGGGAGGCAGCTTCTGAGCTGCTCTGAACGCTTTCCTTTGAAATGGCACCAACCCTGTTAGAGGTCGCAGTAAGCGAAGCCACAGAGGTATTTGTCTGGTTAAAAACCTCCAGGAGCGAGCGGGTGGTGAAAGAAATCTGTTCGTGCAGACGATCCTTCACAGTCTGCTGTTCTTTGTGGAGCGTAAGATGGGCCTCCTCATAGGCTTCAAGCACAAGCTGCTGCTCGAGATTAATAATTTTCGTAACTGCTCGAACCGCCGGCAGCATGTCAGCCCGGTTGATGAGATGCCGGTCAATAAAATACAGGATGGACTGCTCCATGTCCTGAAACGAGGACATATACCATTTAGGAAGCAGGCCGATATGCAGATGAACCTGGGCAATTTTCAGCCGTTTTTGAATAAAGGCATCCTCCATCGTCCCTTGAAACATTTCCTGAACATGGACAGCGAGCGTACGGCTCAGCCGTTCGACCGAGCTGTGCTCTTCAATAATAGCGCGCAGGCTGGGTTCATTCTTAAGGTTGCGGTAAAAAGCATCAACAATGGCCTCGATGTTTTCAGCAATGACTGGCTGGAGTTCGGACAGTATGTAGAGGTCATGGTCGGTCAGATGAATCAGCTGGAGCTGGCGGTGCAGGTCGCTCCCGGGGGAAAGCCTGATCCGGCTGCCGGAACGGGTGTCCCCTGGAAATTGTGAAGCAGGTGCAGATGATGATTTTGCTGAAAACAGCATATTAATAGCCTCCTGATGCAATAATAGTTTGTGGAATTCAGTACTTCTTATATCGGCTGAAAAAATATTAGTATTCATGAAGAACTAAAAATTTTAGGAAGCGGGGAATGGAACATGAGGAACAAAAAGATGTGGATAGCGGGGCTGCTGTCGCTTTTTATTCCAGGAGCAGGGCAGGTGTATGTTAAAAAATACCTTTGGGCTGTGTTGTTTTTTGTGCTGTATGTAAGTCTGCTCGTTACGGTGTACGTTCCGTCTATTTTTGTGGCTGCAATTGCTGTTGTCCATGCGGTGCAGATTGCAGGCAGACAGGAGACAGAAAATATGGAGAAGTAGAGGGGAAGATTGAAAAAATAATATGAAAAGCCCCGGAATTTTTTATCCCGGGGCTTTAATCTGTGCTATTTTGCTTCGAGTGCCTGGATGAACGTTTCATCCATATCGACAGCAATAAATTGAATTTCTCTTACATTGTGCAGCAGCTCCAGGTAGTAAATTGCGACGGTGTCGGGATCAAGACCACCGGTGGCCGTCCCAAGTGCCGGAAGGGCGACCCGGTAGATATGATTCTCCTGGCAGTAGCGTATTAACGACTGCAGACAGGAATAAACCACGTCGTAATTCGATTTTTCCTCCGGGCCCTCCATTGTCACTAAATGAAGGACGGCTTCATACGGAAGGCTGGCCGCCGTGGTCGTGTAAAGCTCTCCTCGCTTCGGTTCGTTCTTTTTGCAGTAGGCTGCTGCTTCCTGTTCAATAGCTTCTCCCCCGGCTTTTTTGATGGCAGCAGCTACGCCGCCACCCATCGTCCCCTGGCCGTTGGCAGCATTGCAAATATAATCGACATTGGTGACAGTGGTAATATCTCCTTGTTTTGCACTAAGCATATCTTCTCTTCCTTTCCTTCTGCGCTATTATTCCGTCATCAGCATATCAGAATTTCCAGCCGGCAGGGAGGAGATTGCTCATAATTTATGCAAAAGAATTAGACATATACCGGGAAGCCCGGTGGAACAACTGCTTTACTTCTTTGTTTGCCTCGCTGAGCACGTCGTTTTTATTCATGGTCTGCATATTGCGGTCTTCCATGACAATCCGGCCATTCACGATGGTGGTTTCCACCTGATCTTTGGAGGCGGCGTACACAACACGGGAGTAAGGATCTGCGCCTTCACTCGGATACGTATGAAAATCGAAAAGATTCAGGATGGACAAATCTGCTTTTTTGCCAATTTCAATGCTCCCAATTTCCTGGTCAAGGCCGACCGCTTTCGCGCCTTCGATGGTTGCCATGCGAAGAACCTGTCTGGCATTCATGGCTGTCGGGCCATAGGAGGGCTTATGAATGAGGGCAGCCATCCTCATTTCCTGAAACATGTCGAGTGTGTTGTTGCACGGGGAGCCGTCGGCGCCGAGACTGACATTGTGATGGTGATCCAGCAGGTCCGGGATCTCTGCGAATCCGGAAGCAAGCTTCATATTGGAGCTTGGGCAATGGCTGATATGAGCGCCCTTTTGTTTAATAATCTGCTTTTCATGGTCATCGAGCCAGACGCAGTGGGCGAGGATAAGGCGCGGGTGCACGAGGCCAAGATGATCCAGGTACGTTACGTTTCGCATGCCTGTATCAGCTTCAACAATTTCTATTTCTCCCCGGCTCTCCGAAGCGTGGGTGTGCACGTACGCCCCGTAATGACTGGAGAGGCGGGAAACTTCGCGCAGCAGCGGTTCAGAGCAGGAGACAACAAACCGGGGGGAAAACGCGTAGCGTATTCTACCATTATCCCGGCCGTTCCATTTTTCATACAAATCGGCGCTTTCCTGGATGGACTGGTCCGTGGTTTCAAGCAGGGGGGCGGGAAGTTCATCCCCTTTATCCATCATAACTTTGCCGGATAAAGCCCGGATGCCGGAAGCTTCTATGGCTTCGAAGGCAGCGTTTGTATGGTGGACTGTTTCCATGTCGACGATCGTGGTTGTGCCGCTCCGGATTAACTCGCCGATGCCGAGCATTGCTGAGGCGTAGATAGAATCAGGAGTGTGGGCAGCTTCCATCGGCCATATGCGTTCCTTCAGCCAATCCATCAGTTCAAGATCATCCGCCTGACTGCGAAACAGCGCCTGGCACAGGTGAATATGGGTATGGATAAAACCGGGCAGCACGGTTCGTCCCTGCGCTTCAATCACTTTTTCACCCGCATGGGGAGTTAAAGAGGGACGGATTTCTTTAATGTATTCATTCTCAATTCGTATGTCACCATACACAATGTCATTGTTTTCGTTCATCGTCATGATTTCTGCCTGCCGTATTAAAATTGATGTCATTGTAAACACTCCTTTGTATGCATAAAAAAACGAAGAACGCCCGCAAAAGGCGTTCTTCGTAGTTGGAAATTACGGTTCCCAGTAGAAACGTTCAACCCAATTGTTGAATATATACGAAGGGTAAGTGGTAATACCTGCATCGTACCGGGGAATCTGAAAAACTTCAATGGAATTGGGAGATAATGTGACAAAAGATTTACTGGACGGTATACGCTTGTCCTTCTAGTTTTTATTCCTGTTTATTCTAAAAGGAAACAGAATAATTTTCAGAAAATGTACATCACAAAGAGTGAAGAACTGAAGCAATGGGTATAGGAAAGTAACAATACTATTCCAGAGGAGAGCAAATTATGGAGAAAACAGCCATTATTACCGGAGCAAATACCGGAATGGGATTCGAAACAGCGAAACAGCTTGCCGTGAAAGGATTCAATATCATTATGGCCGTCCGGGACGAAAAGCGCGGGGGGAAGCCATGAGGAGGATAAAGGCCAGTACCGGCGCTTCACGTGTTCGGGTGATGCGCTGCGATCTTTCCTCTCTTCAGGATATACATACCTTTGTGCGTCAGCTCGAACAGATCGTTCCCTGCGTGGACGTGCTGGTCAACAATGCCGGCGTTGTATCACTGAAAAGAGAGCTTACCGAAGACGGTTTTGAAAGTATGATCGGTGTGAATCATCTGGGGCACTTTGCCCTGACGCTACAGCTTCTTCCTCTTCTTGAATGTTCTGCAGAAGAGGCACGTATCGTGAACGTTTCGTCAGGAGCCCACAAATATGGCAGTATTCATTTTCCGGACCCGCATTTAACCAGGGGATATGGCACGTGGAAAGGGTACGCCCAGTCAAAGCTGGCGAACGTTTTATTTACATATGCCCTTGCTTCCCGTCTCGAAGGGACAAATATTCGTGTTAATGCCCTGCATCCCGGCGGGGTAAGTACTATGCTTGGCGTGGACCGGTCTACCGGGTTCGGGCGCCGTATCCACCAGACTATCCGCCCAATGCTGCGCACAGCTGCGGAAGGGGCGGAAACATCGGTGTACCTTGCCGCTTCCCCTGAAGTAAACGGTGTGCATGGCAGGTACTTTATTGATTCTTTTGAAGAAAACACCGCCCCACATGCTTACGATAAGGAGCTCCAGGAAAAGGTATGGGAATGGAGCATGAACCAGACGAATGTTGAACGACTCCTGGAGACAGAGTGGATCGATAGGTTAAAACACGAAAATCAATAAGACAGCTTTATTTTTTTGATTATGTATTTTAAAATATATTAAATACAGGAAATGATAGAAAGGATTATTGGCGTTGAGTAAACAACTGTACAATTTCATGTTAAACCATGCTGAAGAGATCGTGACTACATGGATAGAAGATATTGAAGCGCAGTCAGAAGCCATTTACCCAGACGATCCTGAACGCAGGGAGGCCTTTCGTGGACGGTTAAAGGGATTTATTGAGGAAACGGCTAAAGCAGTAATAGGGGAAGAACCGTCACTTACTGACTGGGCACAGCTCACGGCGATGGACGGGCTTGAAAATCAGGGCCCGAGATTTTACTCAGTAGAGTTTTTCAGAGTCGGGCGTGTTGACCTCTGGCATCGTCTGTCCACCTATTTCAAAGAACGTGAGGACGAGATTTCCCCGCTGCAGGTGGCCGAGTGGGCGGAGAGAATTCAGTCGGTATTTGAAAAGGGACTGGAGCTTGTGAACCAGTACTACTATCAGATGAATGAAGCCCAGCTGGAGGCACAGCAGCAGATGATGGTGGAGCTGAGCGTGCCGATCATTAAATTGATCGGGGATATTGGCGTCCTCCCACTTGTCGGAGATATTGATACGCACCGGGCAAAAATGATTGAAGATGTGACTCTTACAGAGGTGGCAAAGCTTGAACTCGATGTACTTATTATTGACATGTCCGGGGTGCCGATTATCGATACAATGGTGGCCCAGCAGTTGTTCAACCTGCATCACGGTCTGAGTTTAATCGGAACGGAAATCATCATTACCGGAATTCGTCCGGAAATCGCAGAAACGGCTGTTCGGCTCGGTATTGATTTCAGTAAAGTAAAAACCTTTGCTCATCTTCAGCAGGCCCTGGAACAGAAAATGAACATTCAGATCAAGGAATAACAAGTCTACAGACATAGAAAAAGCCCTTTGCAGATTTATTGCAAAGGGCTTTTGTGCTTAAACATGCCGGGATTCTTAGTACTCGCTGTAGTTCGAGAGCGCGTAGGAAGAATCGTTTGATGAACCGACATTTGTTTTATTATTCAATTCGGCAGTGAGCTCCAGGAACCACTGTTTGTCATTAGTGACAAGCGCAAGATCAATCAGATCATACAGTTCATCCTCTGAAACGGGCTGCACGGTATTCAGCTTGCTTACTTTGTGCAGCAGCAGTTCAGCTGATTTTTCCATAATATCCTGATTATCTGAAGAAATAACTTTAACTTTAATTGTTTGATAAGATTCTTCAATTGCTTCTACATAGCCTACAACCAATTCACCATAAATGGTGGTTCCTCGAACCCAATCTCCTACCGAAATAATATCGTTTGTTGGTAACATTCGCGTAACCTCCTAAGGATTACCTATTAATTAATAGTGTTGTAATCTGAATTATCTATAACTATACATTTCCCTGTTTTTGAATGCAAAAACATTGCTCAGTTAATTTGTGATACATTTTTTCAGCATGTCAGCAATAGTGAACTGGTCCAGATGTTCTCCAAAGACGTTTTCCCCCTCTGAGAAAACTCCGCCTAACACCTGCTTCATGTTAGCCCCGACGGTACAGTCAGGATTTTCATCAGGGCATCGGGGCTGCAGAGTCCCTTTTGACGTAATCTGGTAGACGTCCCACAAGGTGACAGCCTCCGGCGGCCGTGAAAGAATAAAGCCACCACCTGCGCCTTCCTTGGAATGAATCAACTCATGCTGCTTTAACAGGCTTAACACTTTTCGTATCCTTACCGGGTGCACAGAGGCACTTTCAGCAATGAAAGTACTTGAAGCGGTCTTCTCCGGCTGGAGGGCAAGAAGGGTTAAGCTGTGTACAGCTAAAGAAAAATGACTGTTCATACATATCTCTCCGGATGAAAAGTATTATTAATGTTTATACTGTAATTATAAATATTACAGTTTTGTTTGTCAATCGCAATTGGCTTAAAACATTCTTAATTATTGAACAGCGATTTATTTCTTAATTTAATATACACATGTGATATTTTAAGAAACTAATGGATTAATAAAATGGAAATTAACGGAAATAGGGATGTGGGTTTTATATAAAATATTGAGGATATGATTCCGGCGCCACAGGTAACGGTGTATATGAAAAAGAACTGGTCAATGATGTGGCAGTACGTACAAAAGAAAGACTTGAGCAGGGAGGGGCGAACGTAATTATGAACCGCTCCGGCGATAACTTTGTAGAACTGAAAGAACGAGCGAGGATTGCCAATGAGGCGGGAGCTGATGCTTTTGTCAACATTCATGCAAATTCAGCTTCCACAGCCTCCGCAGATGGTTCAGAGACATACTACTACCCGCAAAGCAGCGAGGGCAGTGAACTTGCCTCGGATCTTCAAACGAATATGGTAAATGAATTTAACAACAATGACCGCGGGATAAAGTCTGCAAATTTTAGCGTATTGAGAAATACGGCAATGCCGGCCGCGCTTGTAGAGCTTGGTTTTGTATCAAATAAGAGGAGGCTGCTGACATGCAGACGAGTGCGTTTCGCAATGAAGCAGCTAATGCGATTTATTTGGGCTTGAGTGAATATCATTAATGTTTTGAATTTCAAATTAGAAATAGCGCATCTTTTCATGGTATAATATAATTCTATCCATGTATTGTACTTTTGCGTGTCATTGATCCTATGAAAAGGAGTGAAGACATGAAAACATTTGAAGAGGTGGTCCGTACTCTAGCGGACATTGAAATGCAGTCTGTTGCTCAAACGAGATCAAGACACGAATTCCAGAGCGAACGCGAATACTATTCCCATTTTCTACGTAATAAAGATCTTTCCTTTTATTTGGATACTGTCGAAGAAATGTATCCATTAGAGGCAAAAAAATACGGAGCTGAGGAAATTGTGCGTGGGATGGCTGAGTATATAGAAAAGGGAGCCA
Proteins encoded in this region:
- a CDS encoding DUF1565 domain-containing protein; translated protein: MPRFYSVIMMLFFLLFISGCGMLPFSADSGESDGGIFVSPSGSDEQNGTIDAPYQSVQQAFDTAEAGDTIYLREGTYRENVKVNQQGEEQLPITIRPFEKENVHLKTAGEKPFFALEDTEYITIKKFTFHQENTASVIVSSGETRALQILDNRFLSSQKKEEEPGSAVHIASSEADSIHEDTVISGNTVERWKYSPAFSLIGNITSFTVSHNRFEKTSGTSLDLQAVPGEVNGRVPSGGNVKNNIINSSSTSSDPGIAVDGAHSIAFSHNTISGGAIGTFIRNTSFAETEDLSFKNNIWRNQTSVGTALVQGPAERPISRVSFSKNTWQNAHGSRDSAQLRIQSSIRHLSVINNDFKGSAFDGFYIDATEDISTYVTLKDNSFPSSAKAEWKWEGRKFRDHFTFQQYIEHDAPASSSEETD
- a CDS encoding DUF4003 family protein; its protein translation is METQDQLTDITKQYLHTYEALKKKYPWHHSDARMFMLMASMYSLHQKSFDIEQFDYLQQTIKKKNSWFSPLRSHQRFPIAGMLDCLAENPEDSWSGFKQVYSQLVKGPWGRGTSTYAAALSYYTFFRDDFSAVPAFTAWYEFLQGSFPDLTSTDYYPLHALYIYQFPGNKEQMIEHMNNAHHQLLQRDFKKGTQIQYLSFLAALNLESMNENAYFERFDEILRHWESEQWHVRPFYYSLLGVLGFTASFSSVIDDARSIHFLLAEQSEFRRFQHFAVHISIQIAVAHNASAQGASLSSSVVDTQRAVALQALNSSTSASAAITL
- a CDS encoding globin-coupled sensor protein; the protein is MLFSAKSSSAPASQFPGDTRSGSRIRLSPGSDLHRQLQLIHLTDHDLYILSELQPVIAENIEAIVDAFYRNLKNEPSLRAIIEEHSSVERLSRTLAVHVQEMFQGTMEDAFIQKRLKIAQVHLHIGLLPKWYMSSFQDMEQSILYFIDRHLINRADMLPAVRAVTKIINLEQQLVLEAYEEAHLTLHKEQQTVKDRLHEQISFTTRSLLEVFNQTNTSVASLTATSNRVGAISKESVQSSSEAASRSEEGKHELEQHGKHMKSLQELMDFMRTETGELKAIAAKIDDITNIVAGIAEQTNLLALNASIESARAGEHGRGFAVVATEVRKLSGETKKSVHTVSELVRKTNDQIQLVSNHIENADNQISDGTKRVHEINSMFDGIVQEMAKSREQSNDAETEVHSLIRELHEVEQAISQVGSSVSSLHDLTQE
- a CDS encoding macro domain-containing protein encodes the protein MLSAKQGDITTVTNVDYICNAANGQGTMGGGVAAAIKKAGGEAIEQEAAAYCKKNEPKRGELYTTTAASLPYEAVLHLVTMEGPEEKSNYDVVYSCLQSLIRYCQENHIYRVALPALGTATGGLDPDTVAIYYLELLHNVREIQFIAVDMDETFIQALEAK
- a CDS encoding 5'-deoxyadenosine deaminase, whose amino-acid sequence is MTSILIRQAEIMTMNENNDIVYGDIRIENEYIKEIRPSLTPHAGEKVIEAQGRTVLPGFIHTHIHLCQALFRSQADDLELMDWLKERIWPMEAAHTPDSIYASAMLGIGELIRSGTTTIVDMETVHHTNAAFEAIEASGIRALSGKVMMDKGDELPAPLLETTDQSIQESADLYEKWNGRDNGRIRYAFSPRFVVSCSEPLLREVSRLSSHYGAYVHTHASESRGEIEIVEADTGMRNVTYLDHLGLVHPRLILAHCVWLDDHEKQIIKQKGAHISHCPSSNMKLASGFAEIPDLLDHHHNVSLGADGSPCNNTLDMFQEMRMAALIHKPSYGPTAMNARQVLRMATIEGAKAVGLDQEIGSIEIGKKADLSILNLFDFHTYPSEGADPYSRVVYAASKDQVETTIVNGRIVMEDRNMQTMNKNDVLSEANKEVKQLFHRASRYMSNSFA
- a CDS encoding SDR family NAD(P)-dependent oxidoreductase; translation: MEKTAIITGANTGMGFETAKQLAVKGFNIIMAVRDEKRGGKP
- a CDS encoding SDR family NAD(P)-dependent oxidoreductase, translating into MRRIKASTGASRVRVMRCDLSSLQDIHTFVRQLEQIVPCVDVLVNNAGVVSLKRELTEDGFESMIGVNHLGHFALTLQLLPLLECSAEEARIVNVSSGAHKYGSIHFPDPHLTRGYGTWKGYAQSKLANVLFTYALASRLEGTNIRVNALHPGGVSTMLGVDRSTGFGRRIHQTIRPMLRTAAEGAETSVYLAASPEVNGVHGRYFIDSFEENTAPHAYDKELQEKVWEWSMNQTNVERLLETEWIDRLKHENQ
- a CDS encoding STAS domain-containing protein; the encoded protein is MSKQLYNFMLNHAEEIVTTWIEDIEAQSEAIYPDDPERREAFRGRLKGFIEETAKAVIGEEPSLTDWAQLTAMDGLENQGPRFYSVEFFRVGRVDLWHRLSTYFKEREDEISPLQVAEWAERIQSVFEKGLELVNQYYYQMNEAQLEAQQQMMVELSVPIIKLIGDIGVLPLVGDIDTHRAKMIEDVTLTEVAKLELDVLIIDMSGVPIIDTMVAQQLFNLHHGLSLIGTEIIITGIRPEIAETAVRLGIDFSKVKTFAHLQQALEQKMNIQIKE
- a CDS encoding IDEAL domain-containing protein — encoded protein: MLPTNDIISVGDWVRGTTIYGELVVGYVEAIEESYQTIKVKVISSDNQDIMEKSAELLLHKVSKLNTVQPVSEDELYDLIDLALVTNDKQWFLELTAELNNKTNVGSSNDSSYALSNYSEY
- a CDS encoding Rrf2 family transcriptional regulator; the encoded protein is MNSHFSLAVHSLTLLALQPEKTASSTFIAESASVHPVRIRKVLSLLKQHELIHSKEGAGGGFILSRPPEAVTLWDVYQITSKGTLQPRCPDENPDCTVGANMKQVLGGVFSEGENVFGEHLDQFTIADMLKKCITN